The DNA sequence AAGCTATAATTTAAAATCAAAACTTTATTTCGTGTTGCATATTTCTTATTACAAATGGATTTTCTTTTTTTTTCATTCTGTCTTCTGGCCTCTATTCTCTTCACTAAATACGAGATAGGGATATAGTTTTACGTTTTGATACTAAATAATATTTACTAAATATTAAATACTGCAAACTATATACTAATTTAGCTTGACATCATCGCTTGATTATATTACAATTTATTATGTTATTTTTTAATAAAAAACAGGATTCTAATGCGAATCGATATTTCTTTTAATTTTATATAAGTAAACAATCTTGGAATTATTAGGCAGGGAGGAGCAAAGTGAAAACCTACAGCGCAAAAGAAAATGATATTAGCAGAAAATGGTATTTAATTGATGCAGAGGGAAAAATATTGGGCAGATTGGCTACTCAAATAGCTACAATATTAAGAGGAAAGAACAAACCAACCTATACGCCATCCATGGATTTAGGTGATTATGTAGTAGTAATAAATGCTGAAAAGATAAAGGTAACTGGCAATAAACTAAAAGGAAAAATATACAGGTATCATACCTCTTACCCAGGAGGCTTAAAAAGCGTTATCTTGGAAACATTACTAAGGAGAAAACCAGAATTAGTGGTAAAAAAAGCGGTTCAAGGTATGATTCCTCATACAAAATTAGGTAGAGCGATGATCAAAAAGTTAAAAATTTACAAAGGGAATGAACATCCCCATCAAGCTCAAAAATTAGAAAAAATTAACTAAAGGGGAAGAAGGAGGTTATATACTTGTCACAGGCAAAAAGTTATGGTACCGGAAGAAGAAAATCTTCAATTGCCAGAGTATGGTTAGTTCCTGGTAAAGGGAGTATAAAAATTAACGAAAAAACATTGATTAATTATTTTGGACGAGATTCTTTATCGACCATTGTGGAGAAACCTTTGGAATTAGTAAATAAAAAAAATGAATTAGATGTGTTTGCGAAAGTAGAAGGAGGGGGTATTACCGGCCAAGCAGGTGCGCTGCAACATGGAATTGCCAGGGCTCTTTTACAATATGATTCTACTTTCCGTTCAATCTTAAAAAAAGAAGGTTTATTAACTCGGGATGCAAGAATGAAAGAAAGAAAAAAATATGGTCAAAAAGGCGCTCGGGCCAGATTCCAATTTTCTAAGAGGTAATTATTTTTACATAATTATTTTTTTAACATTGAAAAGAGAAAGGTTAGCCAGGCAGTAAGGCGCCTTTCTCTTTTTTTATTTTTATCTGAAAAATATACAAACTTTGATTGTTCCCAGAGCCTATATGCTACCTGCTGTACGCTAATTAAATACTAATAACAAATTTACTTTTGTAATTATTTTCTGATTAAAAGGAAGAAACAATGAAAAGAAATCCTCATTTAGATATTTATTTAGATAAGATAAAAAGTAATTCCGAAAATATTAACACTTTTTGTTTAAAACACGGGATTAATGTAGTAGGAGTAACTAAGGGATGTTGTGCTATTACAGAGGTAGGTCAGGCTATGATAGATGGGGGAATAAATATCCTAGGTGATTCTCGAATAGAGAATCTTAAAAGCTTAAAAAAGGCTGAACTTAAAGTAAAGACGATGTTAATAAGGATTCCCATGTTAAGTGAAGTAGATAGTGTATTAACCTGGGCAGATATAAGTTTAAACTCAGAAATTACGGTGATTAAATCATTATCACGGGAAGCTTTAAAGAGAGAAAAAGTTCATAAAATAATTCTAATGGTAGATTTAGGAGACTTAAGAGAAGGAATTATGCCAGATGATATTTTGCAAGTGGTCAGCGAAATTCAAAAACTAACAGGAGTAAAATTAATAGGTATTGGTGCTAATTTTTGTTGCATCAATGGTGTAATGCCTACAGGAGAAAACTTAACCGAGCTGGTTGAATTAGCCGAAAAAATTGAAAATAGTTATCGTATAAATTTGGAGATAATTTCAGGGGGTAATACCAGCGTTTTAAATTGTGTTGAGGATGGCACTATTCCTAATAGAATAAACCAGTTAAGGATAGGAGTAGGTATTTTACTTGGCCAGGATGATGTAAGGTTACGTAATATAGCAGATACCTACCAGGATACTTTCATTTTAACCGCAGAAGTGATAGAAATAAAAGATAAACCATCTTTACCGCGAGGAGAGATTGGTCGGGATGCTTTTGGCGAAATTCCCATTTTTAAGGATTTAGGTATAAGG is a window from the Candidatus Atribacteria bacterium genome containing:
- a CDS encoding 30S ribosomal protein S9 encodes the protein MSQAKSYGTGRRKSSIARVWLVPGKGSIKINEKTLINYFGRDSLSTIVEKPLELVNKKNELDVFAKVEGGGITGQAGALQHGIARALLQYDSTFRSILKKEGLLTRDARMKERKKYGQKGARARFQFSKR
- a CDS encoding alanine/ornithine racemase family PLP-dependent enzyme — protein: MKRNPHLDIYLDKIKSNSENINTFCLKHGINVVGVTKGCCAITEVGQAMIDGGINILGDSRIENLKSLKKAELKVKTMLIRIPMLSEVDSVLTWADISLNSEITVIKSLSREALKREKVHKIILMVDLGDLREGIMPDDILQVVSEIQKLTGVKLIGIGANFCCINGVMPTGENLTELVELAEKIENSYRINLEIISGGNTSVLNCVEDGTIPNRINQLRIGVGILLGQDDVRLRNIADTYQDTFILTAEVIEIKDKPSLPRGEIGRDAFGEIPIFKDLGIRKRAILAIGKQDIYVNSLIPLKEGIKIVGASSDHLIIDVTDFKEELKVGDEVRFRLNYPALLSVTTSKYVKQFFYKGKEKK
- a CDS encoding 50S ribosomal protein L13; protein product: MKTYSAKENDISRKWYLIDAEGKILGRLATQIATILRGKNKPTYTPSMDLGDYVVVINAEKIKVTGNKLKGKIYRYHTSYPGGLKSVILETLLRRKPELVVKKAVQGMIPHTKLGRAMIKKLKIYKGNEHPHQAQKLEKIN